In Paenibacillus guangzhouensis, a single window of DNA contains:
- a CDS encoding MATE family efflux transporter, producing the protein MNIISPSLKRRTTFLLNKYFTGDTLDYKQIIAIIIPIFVDQAFIILMSLVNTAMISSSGVAAVSAVSMVDSLNIFLINVFVAVATGGTVIVAQYRGSGNPEMVAKSAAQAISAVAILSVLISAIVIIFHNPTLDLLFGQADADVFHNARLFLIGSCISYPFIAIFQAVTGALRGVAETKACLGLSLIMNLTYLILNILFISVLDMGVIGLIISLITARVLGMAVSLIYLLKYNQTLRFRIKNALKIDFSILRKVMIIGIPFAAEQMFFNGGKLLTQTFIVKLGTMAITVNAIGNSISLVFQIGASALSIAVVTVVGQCIGRRNIQDARKFIKSFIGLSTVIFIVAAAVLMPLMPWIVKLFSPPAEIVSTLYGLMILIAVTQPLLWSISFILPSALRAAGDSNFTSISSLLTMWVFRVILGYVLGITLGLGIMGVWIAMVSEWGIRGAIFWWRFRGEKWYSRKLI; encoded by the coding sequence GTGAATATAATCAGTCCCAGTCTAAAACGAAGAACGACCTTCCTGTTAAATAAATATTTCACGGGAGACACGCTTGATTACAAACAGATTATCGCGATCATTATTCCGATATTTGTGGATCAAGCTTTTATTATTTTGATGAGCTTGGTGAATACGGCCATGATCAGCTCCTCCGGGGTGGCGGCAGTCAGCGCGGTGAGCATGGTTGATTCGCTGAATATATTTTTGATTAACGTCTTCGTCGCGGTGGCGACGGGCGGAACCGTCATTGTCGCCCAGTACCGGGGAAGCGGGAATCCAGAGATGGTCGCGAAGTCGGCGGCCCAAGCAATATCGGCGGTAGCGATCCTGTCCGTCTTGATCAGCGCGATCGTTATTATTTTTCATAATCCGACGCTCGATTTGTTGTTCGGGCAGGCTGATGCAGATGTCTTTCATAATGCGAGGCTATTTTTGATAGGGAGTTGCATTTCGTACCCCTTTATTGCGATCTTCCAAGCGGTGACCGGTGCGCTGCGCGGGGTAGCGGAGACGAAGGCATGCCTTGGCTTGTCGCTTATTATGAACCTGACGTATCTGATCCTGAACATTTTGTTTATCTCCGTGCTCGACATGGGCGTGATTGGGCTAATTATCTCATTGATCACGGCGCGGGTGCTCGGGATGGCGGTGTCGCTCATCTATCTGCTGAAGTACAACCAGACGCTGCGATTCCGTATAAAAAATGCGCTCAAGATCGATTTCTCGATTCTGAGAAAAGTCATGATCATCGGTATTCCGTTCGCGGCGGAGCAGATGTTCTTCAATGGCGGGAAGCTGCTTACGCAGACATTCATCGTGAAGCTCGGAACGATGGCGATTACGGTCAATGCGATCGGGAACTCGATTTCACTCGTCTTCCAGATTGGGGCCAGTGCGCTGAGTATTGCCGTTGTGACGGTGGTAGGCCAGTGTATCGGACGACGGAATATCCAAGACGCGCGGAAATTCATTAAGTCGTTCATCGGCTTGTCCACCGTCATCTTCATTGTCGCAGCAGCAGTGCTGATGCCGCTCATGCCGTGGATCGTTAAGCTGTTCTCTCCACCGGCTGAGATTGTGTCGACACTCTACGGACTTATGATCCTGATTGCCGTGACGCAGCCGCTGCTCTGGTCGATCAGCTTCATTCTGCCGTCGGCGCTGCGTGCAGCAGGGGACTCGAACTTTACGTCGATCTCATCGCTGCTGACGATGTGGGTGTTCCGCGTCATTCTCGGTTACGTGCTCGGGATTACGCTCGGACTCGGCATTATGGGCGTCTGGATAGCCATGGTGAGCGAGTGGGGGATTCGCGGCGCGATCTTCTGGTGGCGGTTCCGAGGCGAGAAGTGGTATAGTCGGAAGTTGATATAA
- a CDS encoding DNA alkylation repair protein, whose protein sequence is MAEPLKLVYNEAFLRDFGAKVKEAYDAFDVERFIADVIDSSWDELALKERMRKISETLGRYLPPSYEAKLDVLFAVDDGSCTGFPYLFMPDFIEVYGQAEEHWELSMQAMERFTRGSSAEFAIRPFILRDPERAMRQMTIWADHPNEHVRRLASEGCRPRLPWGVALAMFKRDPAPTLPILEKLQADPSLYVRKSVANNLNDIAKDHPSVVIETARRWQGKHPDTDWIIRHACRTLIRRADPEIMQIFGYAEDASSLTTSAELRVEPAALSIGERCELHYAMRVREGEEVRVRIEYGIYFVKAKGQTSRKLFLLSDKTVPGGSVLSGRRSHNWADLTTRRHYPGAHRVVLVVNGMEVAEAMVELQE, encoded by the coding sequence TTGGCTGAGCCATTAAAATTAGTCTATAACGAAGCTTTCTTGCGTGATTTCGGAGCGAAAGTCAAGGAGGCGTATGATGCATTTGATGTAGAGCGATTCATTGCGGATGTCATCGATTCGTCGTGGGACGAGCTAGCACTGAAGGAACGGATGAGAAAAATATCGGAGACGCTCGGGCGCTATTTGCCACCCAGCTATGAAGCGAAGCTTGACGTCTTATTTGCTGTGGATGATGGTTCTTGCACAGGTTTCCCTTATTTATTCATGCCTGACTTCATCGAAGTCTATGGACAAGCCGAGGAGCATTGGGAGCTGTCGATGCAGGCGATGGAGCGGTTCACGCGAGGTTCGTCGGCCGAATTCGCCATTCGCCCGTTCATCCTGCGTGACCCTGAACGGGCGATGCGTCAGATGACAATCTGGGCGGATCATCCGAATGAACATGTGCGGCGACTTGCGAGTGAAGGCTGTCGTCCTCGGTTGCCTTGGGGCGTTGCATTAGCGATGTTCAAGCGCGACCCCGCGCCGACTCTACCGATTCTGGAGAAGCTGCAAGCCGACCCGTCGCTCTATGTACGTAAGAGTGTCGCGAACAATTTGAATGATATTGCGAAGGATCATCCGTCGGTTGTAATTGAGACGGCTCGCCGCTGGCAAGGGAAGCACCCGGATACGGATTGGATTATCCGTCATGCGTGCAGGACGTTAATTCGGAGAGCCGATCCGGAGATCATGCAAATCTTCGGATATGCGGAAGATGCGTCATCCCTTACAACGTCTGCCGAATTACGTGTCGAACCTGCAGCGCTTAGCATTGGCGAGCGATGTGAGCTTCACTATGCGATGCGTGTGCGCGAAGGGGAAGAGGTGCGTGTACGCATCGAGTACGGCATTTATTTCGTGAAGGCGAAAGGACAGACGTCTCGTAAACTGTTCTTGTTATCGGACAAAACCGTACCAGGCGGTTCTGTATTGAGCGGACGGCGCAGCCATAACTGGGCAGACTTGACGACGCGCCGACATTACCCGGGAGCGCATCGAGTCGTTCTCGTTGTTAACGGCATGGAGGTGGCGGAGGCGATGGTGGAGTTGCAGGAATAG
- a CDS encoding glycosyl hydrolase family 18 protein, with the protein MRKSVRKTRLLSMVLSFVLVFGTLFTTSAAFAEEGEAGAAAAAQADPPPPTNLRVTEVNHNKAKLEWDFVDGPNDIQIYNLDTGKNITWGNKETRYATGLKPETTYHVFIVWEKDGAGKVNTKDIPEDRWSNVVEFTTPPNTDQYEEAPLSPPSNLRVTDVTYKSISLAWGGSDGANGYDLYVNNAWKTGIWDGTNQVTYQIAPETVTGSVYTFMVGAQNMPKVSDKSNKVTIKWGELAAPVDLQVVSATRTTAALGWAATPGATSYDVYVNGELHGSSEENRYAVSGLTEGSTYDVKVVAKNSLWASPESSSVQVVPGRNYNIVTYYTSWSSSNPGRNYYPSDVDVTQFTHINYAFSDLCWKKFSSDGKKECKNADIPLQNRYVHDGEMIIGDPERDVEQLAAFNAKKAENPNLKLLVSVGGWSWSKYFSVIAANDVTRKAFANSIVKFIRAYKLDGIDIDWEYPVEGGEDSNTRGPEDKVNFGLLVQTVREALDAAGAEDGKYYLQTIAAAQGDNFIVNSDLANSSAYLDFVNIMTYDFSGGWEKLAHHNAPLYFDKNHPRAATSAPRNNVAGSAASFAGSIPNYKVVVGVPFYGKGWSGCPSTGNGQYQECAGVSPGTWEGGILDYQDLEKNYIDKNGYTRYWNDAAKVAYVYNPDTKIWVTYNDRNTMAYTAAMLKSLDIAGVMSWEAHGDKTKTLSTQLSQDLPTYGRSSNELAAPRNLAVTSTGANTISLKWDASAGATGYEVFVNKQWVANTTNTNYTVASLSANTSYTIHVIAVVKDGADVKQVSVNSQAISVKTSDGSGTTPTTPTSPSTGSSSGGTTPAQPAAPTGQLETKVSKDGDKLTVSVPKDAALKAIEQATSPTFSIQVAEKAGQVEVTLPKEVIAAIAKKGDKASVTVNVNGVAHLIPIQSLGSATDVKISIQSPKQETQDNIAKLLNGAKAHVSAFEFKLAPSASKPVSHKFTFQAKDVDANRLTGVIYLPEINEIRSVPTVVTVNADGTVSVEVKSQGNGIYSVIESKVLFTDAIPAWAQEDVLRAAAKLIVFGEGEAKFGAGTEVTRGEIASIIARAFGVLPNGGKSTFTDVAPDSKYANDIAAAKAAGLIQGKSESIFEPNENVTREQLAAILASALKAAGVASSASTTALDPFKDQSSISSYAKDALAMLVEHKILLGVSDTQLAPMDEVTRAQAAVIIMRALRVSGLSN; encoded by the coding sequence TTGCGTAAATCCGTTCGAAAAACTCGTCTTTTATCTATGGTATTAAGCTTCGTTCTTGTATTCGGAACCCTATTCACGACCTCGGCGGCATTTGCGGAGGAAGGTGAGGCGGGGGCAGCAGCGGCAGCTCAGGCAGATCCACCCCCGCCTACAAATTTGCGTGTCACGGAAGTGAATCATAACAAAGCCAAACTGGAATGGGATTTCGTAGACGGTCCCAATGACATTCAAATTTATAATCTGGATACGGGGAAGAACATTACGTGGGGGAACAAGGAGACTCGTTATGCAACAGGGCTGAAACCCGAGACGACCTATCATGTATTTATCGTCTGGGAGAAAGACGGCGCTGGAAAGGTGAACACGAAGGATATTCCTGAGGATCGCTGGAGTAATGTCGTAGAATTCACAACTCCGCCGAATACTGACCAGTACGAAGAGGCACCACTAAGTCCGCCGAGCAACTTGCGTGTCACGGATGTGACCTATAAGTCCATTTCGCTTGCTTGGGGAGGAAGTGATGGGGCAAATGGGTACGATCTGTACGTGAATAATGCTTGGAAGACAGGCATCTGGGATGGAACCAATCAAGTTACATACCAGATCGCGCCGGAGACAGTAACTGGATCTGTATATACGTTCATGGTCGGTGCTCAGAATATGCCGAAAGTATCGGACAAGAGCAATAAAGTGACGATCAAGTGGGGTGAATTGGCCGCTCCAGTCGATTTGCAAGTAGTCTCGGCTACCCGGACGACCGCAGCACTAGGTTGGGCAGCGACGCCAGGCGCCACGAGCTATGATGTCTATGTGAACGGAGAGCTTCATGGCTCAAGTGAAGAGAATCGTTATGCCGTAAGCGGACTAACGGAGGGATCGACGTATGATGTCAAAGTTGTAGCCAAGAACAGCCTCTGGGCCTCGCCGGAGAGCAGCTCAGTTCAGGTCGTACCGGGGCGCAATTATAATATCGTAACCTATTACACGTCATGGTCTTCATCGAACCCAGGCCGCAATTACTACCCTTCCGATGTAGATGTGACACAATTTACGCACATTAACTATGCTTTCTCCGATTTGTGTTGGAAGAAGTTCAGCAGCGATGGCAAAAAAGAATGTAAAAATGCAGACATACCGCTTCAAAACCGATACGTTCATGATGGCGAGATGATTATCGGCGATCCGGAACGGGATGTTGAGCAGCTAGCGGCGTTTAACGCTAAAAAAGCAGAGAACCCGAACCTCAAGCTGTTAGTATCGGTGGGCGGCTGGTCATGGTCGAAGTATTTCTCGGTCATTGCCGCGAATGACGTCACGAGAAAGGCATTTGCGAACTCTATCGTCAAGTTCATTCGGGCGTATAAGCTCGACGGGATTGATATCGATTGGGAATACCCGGTCGAAGGCGGAGAAGATTCGAATACGAGAGGACCGGAGGATAAAGTGAACTTCGGCTTGCTCGTGCAGACGGTTCGTGAAGCTTTGGATGCGGCGGGAGCGGAGGACGGCAAATATTATCTCCAGACAATTGCAGCCGCCCAAGGAGATAACTTCATCGTCAACTCCGACCTAGCGAATTCGTCAGCTTACTTGGATTTTGTGAATATTATGACGTACGACTTCAGCGGAGGCTGGGAGAAACTCGCGCATCATAACGCACCGTTGTATTTTGACAAGAACCATCCGAGGGCAGCAACTTCTGCCCCGCGGAACAACGTAGCGGGCTCGGCAGCCAGTTTTGCAGGGAGCATTCCGAACTATAAAGTCGTGGTCGGTGTACCATTCTATGGAAAAGGATGGAGCGGATGCCCATCGACGGGGAATGGACAGTATCAGGAATGCGCAGGCGTCTCGCCAGGTACCTGGGAAGGCGGCATCTTAGATTATCAGGACCTAGAGAAGAATTATATCGATAAGAACGGCTATACGCGCTACTGGAACGACGCGGCCAAAGTCGCTTACGTGTACAATCCGGACACGAAGATTTGGGTTACCTATAATGACCGGAACACGATGGCGTATACGGCGGCAATGCTGAAATCATTGGATATTGCTGGCGTCATGAGCTGGGAAGCGCATGGGGATAAGACGAAGACCTTGTCCACTCAGCTATCGCAAGATTTGCCAACGTATGGTCGTTCGTCGAATGAACTAGCGGCACCACGGAACTTAGCTGTTACGTCGACTGGCGCGAATACGATCTCGTTAAAATGGGATGCCTCGGCTGGCGCGACCGGCTACGAAGTTTTCGTGAATAAGCAGTGGGTTGCGAATACGACGAATACGAATTACACCGTCGCATCGCTCAGCGCGAATACGAGCTATACGATTCATGTTATCGCTGTGGTCAAGGACGGGGCAGACGTGAAGCAGGTGTCCGTTAACAGCCAAGCCATTAGCGTTAAAACTTCGGATGGAAGCGGAACGACGCCTACGACACCAACATCGCCGTCCACGGGTTCATCTAGCGGAGGAACGACGCCTGCTCAGCCGGCTGCACCAACAGGTCAGTTGGAGACGAAAGTGAGCAAAGACGGGGATAAATTAACGGTCAGTGTGCCAAAAGATGCTGCACTCAAAGCAATAGAGCAGGCCACGTCGCCAACCTTCAGCATTCAAGTGGCGGAGAAGGCAGGGCAGGTTGAAGTGACATTGCCGAAAGAAGTCATTGCAGCCATCGCGAAGAAAGGCGATAAAGCTTCGGTTACGGTGAACGTGAACGGCGTCGCGCATCTCATTCCGATCCAATCGCTTGGTTCGGCCACAGATGTGAAAATCTCGATTCAATCGCCAAAACAAGAAACGCAGGATAACATAGCGAAATTGTTGAATGGGGCGAAAGCGCATGTATCGGCTTTTGAATTCAAGCTCGCCCCGTCAGCTTCAAAGCCGGTAAGCCATAAGTTCACGTTCCAAGCAAAAGATGTGGACGCGAATCGTTTAACGGGCGTGATCTATCTGCCGGAGATCAATGAAATTCGCTCGGTGCCGACAGTGGTCACCGTCAATGCGGATGGTACAGTATCGGTAGAGGTGAAAAGTCAAGGAAATGGCATTTATAGCGTCATCGAATCGAAGGTGCTCTTCACGGATGCCATTCCGGCATGGGCGCAGGAGGATGTGCTGCGCGCGGCTGCGAAGCTGATTGTATTCGGCGAGGGAGAGGCGAAGTTCGGAGCGGGGACGGAAGTGACTCGCGGCGAGATCGCATCGATCATTGCACGGGCATTCGGTGTCTTGCCGAACGGAGGTAAGTCGACCTTCACCGATGTAGCGCCTGATTCGAAATACGCGAATGATATCGCGGCGGCGAAGGCGGCGGGACTGATTCAAGGCAAGTCCGAATCGATCTTCGAGCCGAACGAGAACGTAACGCGCGAGCAACTAGCTGCGATATTGGCGTCGGCATTGAAAGCTGCGGGAGTCGCGAGCAGCGCAAGCACAACGGCATTGGATCCGTTCAAGGATCAATCGAGCATTTCGTCCTATGCGAAGGACGCGTTGGCGATGCTCGTCGAACATAAGATTTTGCTTGGCGTGTCCGATACGCAGCTCGCTCCGATGGACGAAGTAACGAGAGCGCAAGCGGCCGTGATCATCATGCGTGCACTGAGAGTTAGTGGATTATCGAATTAA
- a CDS encoding MDR family MFS transporter, translating into MRLLRLPTQLHPVIVILLTGSLITNLFLSMCSPFLVIYLSKHTSLGVGTIGFMIGAGALAGTVGGFIGGYLSDRIGRKKLMLLSLTTSSVIYAGYAMVPHPALIFALVVIGGFGSAFFAPVSNAYLADLTPEHQRSTVYSLRYMAVNIGFAVGPLIGLALGLTGSPTPFVLMAICYFAYAIVLFVALQRLKDRGAPASVASPSLTIGASWHVLRRDAALLFFVCACILTTAVEGLWSVAFANYLPTQFADGEKLLAVLLTVNSTLVILLQPIIAKWTQRKSPLYAITFGSLLFVLAELGYAFSFTWSMFILFMVIFTVGEILIMPSQYTLLNQITPASVRGTYFGAFSLNSLGNFIGPWLWSALLVHYNGQVMFGAIAVTALLSVWFYRKAGGYKVQDVGNAAGVAE; encoded by the coding sequence ATGAGACTATTACGCTTACCAACACAGCTCCATCCGGTCATAGTGATTTTGCTGACCGGATCGCTCATCACGAATTTATTCTTATCCATGTGTTCGCCTTTTCTCGTCATCTATCTCTCGAAGCATACGAGTCTCGGTGTTGGAACAATCGGGTTCATGATTGGTGCAGGGGCATTGGCGGGCACCGTGGGCGGATTCATTGGCGGGTATCTATCGGACCGGATCGGTCGGAAAAAGTTGATGCTCCTCTCACTTACGACCTCCAGCGTGATCTATGCCGGGTACGCCATGGTGCCGCATCCGGCGCTCATTTTCGCTCTTGTCGTCATCGGGGGATTTGGCAGCGCCTTTTTCGCCCCGGTTTCGAATGCCTATCTTGCCGATCTCACGCCGGAGCATCAACGATCTACCGTGTATTCCTTGCGGTACATGGCTGTGAATATCGGATTTGCCGTGGGGCCTTTGATCGGCCTTGCGCTGGGTCTGACCGGAAGTCCGACGCCATTCGTGCTGATGGCCATCTGTTATTTCGCCTATGCCATCGTCTTGTTCGTTGCACTGCAGCGATTGAAGGATCGCGGTGCACCGGCATCGGTTGCCTCTCCTTCTCTCACGATAGGCGCGTCCTGGCATGTGTTACGGCGGGATGCCGCACTCCTATTCTTCGTATGCGCATGCATCTTGACTACTGCCGTGGAAGGTCTGTGGTCCGTGGCATTCGCCAATTATTTGCCTACGCAGTTTGCCGATGGCGAGAAGCTGCTCGCCGTCCTGCTTACGGTCAACTCGACCTTGGTTATTCTGCTGCAGCCGATCATCGCCAAATGGACGCAGCGCAAATCCCCGTTGTATGCCATTACGTTCGGGAGCCTGCTGTTCGTTCTAGCGGAGTTGGGATATGCCTTCTCTTTCACATGGTCGATGTTCATCTTGTTCATGGTGATCTTCACCGTCGGGGAAATTCTGATCATGCCCTCGCAATATACGCTGCTGAACCAGATTACGCCGGCGTCGGTGCGCGGAACATACTTCGGCGCGTTCTCGCTGAATAGCCTCGGCAACTTCATCGGTCCTTGGTTATGGAGCGCGCTCCTGGTCCACTACAACGGGCAAGTGATGTTCGGCGCAATTGCGGTGACCGCTCTGCTCAGCGTTTGGTTCTATCGGAAGGCTGGAGGGTACAAGGTACAGGATGTGGGGAATGCGGCAGGGGTGGCGGAGTAG
- a CDS encoding ArsR/SmtB family transcription factor: MSYVVQVDSSPVYELIVSLYCYIEHPTSKHNAFGKAWKTDVRRRLSDSLSERLEDHRLEVLHRLNLLVWQCPGERTVENFLHWLTNMAPGEIYEKLVPWVSSFKEDMNSVRDLIVSALHDWHEQYFRHIDPAFLRVLKHSGDQVAQLLPSTPAVELIEQCTNGIRVEPSPGIEKVLLVPQIHCNPYTVIDHYEGLIVCQYPVGMPATDPTVPSFKLMNTLKALSDENRLRILQYVAEEPRSFKEIAAYIGLVKSNVHYHLTALRLSGLLRSHYVKDKIESYSSRMGPLNHLESDIAAYIHRTHV, from the coding sequence ATGAGTTATGTGGTCCAAGTAGATTCCTCACCGGTCTATGAACTGATCGTGAGCCTCTATTGTTACATCGAGCATCCGACATCCAAACATAATGCATTCGGCAAAGCATGGAAAACCGACGTACGTCGTCGTCTCAGCGATTCCTTATCGGAGCGGCTTGAGGATCATCGACTAGAAGTGCTACACCGATTGAATTTATTAGTCTGGCAGTGCCCCGGCGAACGTACGGTGGAGAATTTTCTGCATTGGCTCACGAATATGGCACCAGGCGAAATCTATGAGAAGCTTGTGCCATGGGTCTCTTCGTTCAAAGAAGACATGAACTCGGTTCGGGATCTCATCGTCTCCGCGCTGCATGACTGGCACGAACAATATTTCCGTCATATCGATCCGGCGTTCCTTCGCGTGCTGAAGCACAGTGGGGATCAAGTCGCACAGCTCCTCCCCTCGACTCCCGCGGTCGAGCTGATTGAACAGTGTACGAATGGGATTCGCGTCGAGCCTAGCCCTGGCATTGAGAAGGTGCTGCTTGTCCCGCAGATCCACTGCAATCCGTATACGGTCATCGATCATTACGAGGGGTTGATTGTCTGTCAATATCCGGTGGGAATGCCTGCAACAGATCCTACCGTACCGTCCTTCAAGCTGATGAACACCTTGAAGGCACTGTCCGATGAGAATCGACTGCGCATCCTGCAATACGTCGCCGAAGAACCACGTTCCTTCAAAGAAATCGCCGCCTATATCGGCCTAGTCAAAAGCAATGTGCACTATCATCTGACGGCGCTTCGTCTATCTGGGCTGCTGCGCTCCCACTACGTGAAGGATAAAATCGAATCCTACAGCTCTCGGATGGGACCTCTGAATCATTTGGAATCTGACATTGCAGCGTACATTCACAGAACACATGTTTAA
- the nirB gene encoding nitrite reductase large subunit NirB, translating into MKKKLVMIGNGMAGARCVEEILKRDADMFDITMIGDESYPNYNRIMLSNVLQGKTTFSEININDWDWYKENNIQLISNERVIDIQREQQQVVTNQGKVIPYDELIIATGSSAFILPVPGHELEGVVGFRTIEDTEFMMEAAKQYKKAVVIGGGLLGLEAARGLIDRGMEVHVVHLLPNLMEMQLDGEAAKLLQKDLEKQGMKFLMEKKTTEIYGEKRVEGLKFDDGTSVECDLVVMAVGIRPNAAIAREAGLAVGRAIQVDDFMQTSDPNIYAVGECAEHRGIAYGLVAPLYEQGVVLADVLTGKPTEGYQGSVLSTQLKVAGCDLFSGGEIHEREDTKAIVVQDQVKGTYKKVLVRDNKVVGVVLYGDASDGTRLFSMLKKEADIQEYTNASVLHKAGEEAGIDVASMSANETVCGCNGVTKGTIVGAILEHGLTTFNEVKAVTKAGGSCGKCRGVVEAILAHTLGDKFDAAAEVTGMCSCTMLSRDEVVEAIREKGMHTPKEVRIVLGFKHEEGCSKCRPALNYYLRMLRPDEYEDDKASRFVNERMDGNIQKDGTFSVVPRMYGGTTTPEDLIRIGEVAKKYNVPLVKITGAARVGLFGVKKEDVPKIWAELEMRSGYAYSKSLRNVKTCVGSQFCRFGTQDSLALGIRLEQEIEMVDTPHKMKMGVTGCPRNCAEVLTKDFGVVCVENGFQLYFGGNGGTEVRECDSLTTVATEDEVVQMAKAYVQLYRETGIYGERTAPWVERVGVDMVRMVLDNQDQVEKLAGRFELARDTYREAWSTTLEDEKRRNMYTIEQR; encoded by the coding sequence ATGAAAAAAAAGTTGGTCATGATCGGCAATGGGATGGCGGGTGCACGTTGTGTTGAAGAAATTCTAAAAAGAGATGCTGACATGTTCGACATCACCATGATTGGGGATGAGTCTTATCCGAACTATAACCGGATAATGCTATCGAATGTCTTACAAGGCAAAACAACTTTTAGTGAGATTAATATAAATGATTGGGATTGGTATAAGGAGAATAACATTCAACTGATCTCGAATGAACGCGTCATCGACATTCAGCGGGAGCAGCAGCAAGTCGTTACGAATCAAGGGAAGGTCATTCCTTATGATGAGCTGATTATTGCGACGGGATCGAGCGCATTTATTCTTCCGGTGCCAGGACATGAGCTCGAAGGCGTTGTCGGGTTCCGCACAATTGAGGACACCGAGTTCATGATGGAAGCGGCGAAGCAATACAAGAAAGCGGTCGTTATCGGCGGCGGATTGCTCGGATTGGAAGCGGCCCGGGGGCTGATCGATCGCGGGATGGAGGTGCATGTCGTTCATCTGCTACCGAACCTAATGGAGATGCAGCTTGACGGTGAAGCGGCAAAGCTGCTCCAGAAGGACCTCGAGAAGCAAGGCATGAAGTTCCTAATGGAGAAGAAGACGACGGAAATTTATGGCGAGAAGCGGGTTGAAGGGCTTAAATTCGATGACGGTACAAGTGTCGAATGTGATCTCGTCGTGATGGCGGTAGGGATCAGACCAAACGCTGCGATTGCGCGGGAAGCAGGGCTTGCTGTAGGTCGCGCCATTCAAGTTGATGATTTCATGCAGACGTCGGATCCTAACATTTATGCGGTTGGGGAATGTGCGGAGCACCGGGGAATCGCCTATGGACTTGTTGCGCCGCTCTATGAGCAAGGCGTTGTGCTGGCAGATGTATTGACAGGAAAGCCAACCGAAGGGTATCAGGGCAGCGTGCTCTCGACGCAGCTGAAGGTAGCGGGATGCGACTTGTTCTCGGGCGGAGAAATTCATGAACGGGAAGATACGAAAGCCATTGTCGTACAGGATCAAGTGAAGGGTACCTATAAAAAAGTGCTCGTCCGCGACAACAAAGTTGTCGGCGTCGTCCTCTATGGCGATGCATCGGATGGGACGCGGTTGTTCAGCATGCTGAAGAAAGAAGCTGATATTCAAGAATATACGAATGCTTCTGTTCTGCACAAAGCGGGGGAAGAAGCGGGCATCGACGTAGCTTCGATGAGCGCGAATGAGACCGTGTGTGGCTGTAATGGGGTGACGAAAGGCACAATTGTCGGCGCAATTCTCGAGCATGGATTGACGACATTCAATGAAGTGAAAGCTGTCACCAAAGCAGGCGGATCGTGTGGTAAATGCCGCGGGGTAGTCGAGGCGATTCTGGCACACACGCTTGGCGATAAGTTCGATGCAGCAGCGGAAGTCACTGGCATGTGCAGTTGTACGATGTTATCCCGAGACGAGGTCGTCGAAGCGATTCGTGAGAAAGGCATGCATACGCCGAAAGAAGTCCGGATCGTGCTTGGCTTCAAACACGAGGAGGGCTGCTCGAAATGTCGTCCTGCCTTGAACTACTACCTGCGGATGCTGCGTCCAGATGAATACGAGGATGACAAAGCATCGCGATTCGTCAACGAACGGATGGACGGTAACATTCAGAAGGACGGGACGTTCTCGGTGGTTCCGCGGATGTACGGTGGTACGACAACGCCGGAAGATCTGATTCGTATCGGCGAAGTAGCGAAGAAATACAATGTGCCGCTGGTGAAAATTACAGGCGCAGCACGCGTCGGACTCTTTGGCGTGAAGAAAGAGGATGTGCCGAAAATATGGGCTGAGCTTGAAATGCGTTCGGGTTACGCTTACTCCAAGTCGCTGCGCAACGTGAAAACTTGTGTTGGGTCGCAGTTCTGCCGCTTCGGGACGCAAGATTCGCTCGCGCTCGGCATTCGCTTAGAGCAGGAGATTGAGATGGTGGATACGCCGCACAAGATGAAGATGGGGGTAACCGGTTGTCCGCGGAATTGTGCGGAAGTATTGACGAAGGATTTCGGCGTCGTCTGCGTAGAGAATGGGTTCCAGTTGTATTTTGGCGGTAATGGCGGGACAGAAGTCCGGGAATGCGACAGCTTGACGACGGTTGCGACGGAAGACGAAGTGGTGCAAATGGCGAAAGCCTATGTGCAGCTCTACCGGGAGACGGGCATTTATGGCGAGCGTACAGCTCCTTGGGTCGAACGTGTCGGCGTAGATATGGTGCGTATGGTCCTCGATAATCAGGATCAGGTGGAGAAGCTAGCTGGTAGATTTGAACTCGCACGGGACACGTACCGCGAGGCATGGAGCACGACCCTCGAAGATGAGAAGCGCCGGAACATGTATACCATTGAACAACGATAG